One segment of Triticum aestivum cultivar Chinese Spring chromosome 2A, IWGSC CS RefSeq v2.1, whole genome shotgun sequence DNA contains the following:
- the LOC123186706 gene encoding PI-PLC X domain-containing protein At5g67130-like, with translation MAAVAVGMARRSSLLLVLIVAFVAGTASGSALVGDKCAAGSQSPCGDGMRCASCSPLVGAGAAVCSRITPIDPKTHGTGLPFNKYSWLTTHNSFAMAGTTTPSGSPVLSMPNQEDTVADQLKNGVRGLMLDTYDYNNDLWLCHSFSGKCYEVTAFQRASKVFKEVEGFLNANPDEVVTLFVEEYTAAGALGKALSAAGLTKYVFPPASMPKDGADWPLLKDMIAQNHRLLVFTSKQGREGSDGAAFEWDYVVETQYGGDGLVVGACPKRAESKPMDSKGQSLVLLNFFTTNPSQSWACVNNSAPLITKLRACYDASAKRWPNYIAVDFYMRSSGGGAPLATDVANGRLQCGCDSIAYCKANASFGTCALPSSTLSPPPSSPPSPSPASPSSSPKSLALASSPSSKRSMAPSSSPSAAPARSRPWSSSAALSLFSFMDSTVDPSLSTSVALSPSLTPSSWPSLGTAKPSILSPLSSPSASSPSSSPSKKSPKKKSPKSTINVMSVDELNPESTTTDEGATPKPSSNSTPNQGMAPKASPNGTPDTGAPQRTLPKSIAEPPTPTTHPEADNTSSAAIRPKTPRRSSLIGTALLVLISLS, from the exons atggccgccgtcgccgtcggcatGGCTCGCCGCAGCAGCCTCCTCCTTGTCCTGATTGTCGCCTTCGTCGCCGGGACGGCCTCGGGGTCCGCGCTGGTGGGCGACAAGTGCGCGGCGGGCTCGCAGTCGCCGTGCGGCGACGGGATGCGCTGCGCCTCCTGCTCCCCGCTCGTCGGGGCCGGTGCCGCCGTGTGCTCCCGGATCACGCCCATCGACCCCAAGACCCAC GGCACGGGGCTGCCGTTCAACAAGTACTCGTGGCTCACCACGCACAActccttcgccatggccggcaccaccACCCCCTCCGGCTCGCCCGTCCTCTCCATGCCCAACCAGGAGGACACCGTCGCCGACCAGCTCAAG AACGGCGTGAGGGGGCTGATGCTGGACACGTACGACTACAACAACGACCTCTGGCTCTGCCACTCCTTCAGCGGCAAATGCTACGAGGTCACCGCATTC CAACGGGCGTCCAAGGTGTTCAAGGAGGTGGAGGGCTTCCTCAACGCCAACCCGGACGAGGTGGTCACGCTCTTCGTCGAGGAGTACACCGCCGCGGGCGCCCTCGGCAAggccctctccgccgccggccTCACCAAGTACGTCTTCCCGCCGGCCAGCATGCCCAAGGACGGCGCCGACTGGCCGCTGCTCAAGGACATGATCGCCCAGAACCACCGCCTCCTCGTCTTCACCTCCAAGCAGGGCCGCGAGGGCTCCGACGGCGCCGCCTTCGAGTGGGACTACGTTGTCGAGACGCAAT ACGGGGGCGATGGGCTGGTGGTGGGCGCATGCCCTAAGCGGGCCGAGTCGAAACCCATGGACTCCAAGGGGCAGTCCCTTGTGCTGCTCAACTTCTTCACCACCAACCCCAGCCAGAGCTGGGCCTGCGTCAACAACTCCGCGCCGCTCATCACCAAGCTCAGGGCCTGCTACGACGCCTCCGCCAAGCGATGGCCCAACTACATCGCCGTCGACTTCTACATG aggagcagcggcggcggcgccccccTGGCAACCGACGTGGCCAACGGGCGCCTCCAGTGCGGCTGCGACAGCATCGCCTACTGCAAG GCAAACGCCTCATTTGGAACATGCGCACTGCCGTCGTCAACCCTCTCCCCGCCcccctcgtcaccgccgtcacccTCCCCAGCTTCGCCTTCCTCCTCACCGAAATCATTGGCATTGGCTTCGTCACCGTCTTCAAAACGATCCATGGCCCCGTCTTCGTCGCCCTCTGCAGCTCCAGCTCGGTCACGGCCGTGGTCTTCGTCGGCGGCATTGTCCTTGTTTTCTTTCATGGATTCGACCGTGGACCCTTCTCTATCCACATCTGTAGCTTTGTCACCTTCCTTGACCCCGTCTTCATGGCCCTCTCTGGGTACTGCTAAGCCTTCGATCCTCTCCCCACTATCGTCGCCCTCTGCTTCCTCCCCGTCATCGTCACCGTCGAAGAAGTCTCCAAAGAAGAAGTCTCCAAAGAGCACGATCAATGTGATGTCAGTGGATGAACTCAATCCAGAGAGTACAACAACAGATGAAGGGGCAACACCTAAACCATCTTCGAACAGTACACCAAATCAAGGGATGGCGCCGAAAGCATCTCCGAACGGTACTCCAGACACCGGGGCACCACAGAGAACGCTTCCAAAGAGCATAGCAGAACCGCCGACACCCACGACACATCCCGAGGCGGACAACACCTCCAGCGCAGCGATCCGGCCCAAGAcccctcgccggagctccctcATCGGGACCGCGTTGCTCGTGCTGATCTCATTGTCTTGA
- the LOC123186705 gene encoding translation initiation factor IF-2, whose translation MYEVIAEDLQDVVMSPKSMARDVWVQLHLLFRANQPGRAIILEAEFRNMVQGNLSVAEYSVRLKALADALGVVSVTISDQALMLQLIRGLSRRFQVMATLLPMPNPFSSFIQARSWLLLEELSANERARIDEQGAGSPTALTIGRATDTSSDRAGAPAGDRGKGDTPSPPADRPARGHGRGRGHGRGSPGSSSSGNSNTGNRGTPAPAANARPWLGYFAPWDTRSLPCRTSSAHRGPRPMCRRPRASFASAAPCVPGRSAPGRGRPLLGAVPSAQHGAPQPVHAAVAARRRRPGLDPRRGGFLPRSWT comes from the exons ATGTATGAGGTGATCGCTGAAGATCTCCAGGACGTCGTGATGTCCCCCAAGAGCATGGCGCGTGATGTTTGGGTCCAGCTCCACCTGCTGTTCCGCGCCAATCAACCGGGCCGCGCCATCATCCTCGAGGCGGAATTCCGCAACATGGTGCAGGGCAACCTCTCCGTCGCTGAATACAGCGTGAGGCTCAAGGCGCTCGCCGACGCGCTTGGCGTAGTCAGCGTCACCATCTCCGACCAAGCCCTCATGCTCCAGCTCATCCGCGGGCTCAGCCGTCGCTTCCAGGTGATGGCGACTCTCCTTCCGATGCCGAACCCCTTCTCGTCCTTCATCcaggcccgctcctggctccttcTAGAGGAGCTCTCCGCCAACGAGCGGGCTCGCATCGACGAGCAAGGTGCGGGATCACCGACCGCGCTCACCATTGGCCGCGCCACCGACACTAGCAGCGACCGCGCCGGCGCCCCCGCCGGTGACAGGGGCAAGGGCGACACCCCCTCTCCTCCCGCTGACAGGCCGGCGCGCGGCCATGGACGCGGCCGTGGGCATGGACGCGGCTCCCCCGGCTCCTCGTCTTCAGGAAACTCCAACACGGGCAACCGTGGCACTCCCGCTCCTGCCGCAAACGCTCGTCCGTGGCTGGGCTACTTCGCCCCCTGGGACACGCGTTCCCTCCCCTGCCGCACCAGCTCCGCGCACCGTGGTCCGCGCCCAATGTGCCGGCGTCCTCGGGCCTCGTTTGCCTCCGCCGCACCATGCGTACCCGGTCGCAGCGCCCCCGGTCGCGGCCGGCCCCTTCTGGGAGCAGTACCATCAGCTCAACACGGCGCTCCACAACCTGTCCATGCAGCAGTGGCagcacgccggcgccgccccggactAGATCCTCGACGCGGGGGCTTCCTCCCACGTAGCTG GACCTAG